Genomic segment of Trichoderma breve strain T069 chromosome 7 map unlocalized scaffold00007, whole genome shotgun sequence:
TTAGAGAATCCCAGACGAGCGTCATTGATGAGCACTATAACAAAGCTGAATCGACAAAGACGAGGATAGAGACTCTGTACCAACAAAACCAGGACAACGAGACTCGGCTGGAGGACATGAAGAACAACCGACAGGCTATGGAAGCGCAGGTGCGGGAGAAGACGATGCGAAACGAGGAGCTGAAAAGGCGCCTGCTAGAGCTCCGGCGAAACCAGGAAAAGGTTGCGGCACGGTTGGAGGAGGCAAAACAGAAGAAAGGAGACTTGACAACCTTGCTAGAGCAAAGGACACAGGAGAAGATTACGCTGAAGCAAGAGAGCGCCAAGCTACGGCCGTATGTGCTTCAGAGCCCGCTGGCTCTCCAACAGAATTTGACGGAGCTCCGAGACATTTTAAACAACGATAAAACGCGAATCGATGCGCTGGACCGACGTGCTCGAGCGCTTCAAACATCGGCAGACTCCTTTGCTGTCGTAGGGTCAGATGTGGCATCCTGCATCAAAATCTTGGAAGAGATtgcgatggagatggcgagagaggatgaagagatggccaaaaacaccaagcaGCGCGAGGCACTATCAGAAAGAGGAAACAATGCTCGCGAAGTggagagagcagagcagatgcTCAAGCGACAGCTAGCCAAATGGACGGAGCGGACGGAGAAGCTGCGAGAGCAGAGCAACCAAAAGGCGCAAGATGCCAATGAGAAGATGCACGAGCTGCGGGCAACGCACAAGAGGCTGACGGAGGAGCTCAcggacaagggcaaggagatggagatccGACGAGTGAGGATAGAGCaaacggagaagaaggtatGCATACAGTCTCTATTGGTGTCAGTATTTTGGGATAATACTAACGGCAGACAGATGCTTGATCTGAAAGAAGCAATTGAGAACGAAGTTCATTCAGCTTATGATGAGTATCTTAAAATGGAAGCTCACATCAAGCTATACATTACCGAGATGGAGCAGACAATCGGCTAAACtgctgagctggagaaggtcTACATTTGGGTTACTGGGTTTGCTAGTTTATATTTGTCGGAATGTGGCAATGGTATTAAAAAGGTTCACGGGCGTATATAATAACGGAGATACCACGGATCGGCGTTGAGATTGGGAGGCTTGTCATGGAATCTTGTTTCAATGTGgaatgattgatgatggctATGGATTTGAATGGGAAAGCAGCGTTGTTTGAATTACCTTTCACTTTATTTAGCTTCAAAGAAAGTGTCTATAAACATGTTGAAGTTTCATTTCTCATCTTGCTCAAACTCGAACCAGCGGCTGAGCACTGCCCTGACAGGAGCCGTCCGCCCACTCCAGGTCCCATCATCCCTGACGGCAGTGCCACTCAAGATAGGCACCTTTTCATCCAGAAAATCATCCAAAAGTTGATGACCCCTTGCCCCCCTAGGTTCAGCGACAGCAGCCCTGAATGAATTCCTCGCTGCCGCCTCGACGAGATACGCAACCGTAGTGCCGATGCCTTGGGCAGACCACTCGGTACCTTCGCGGTGAAGCTCTAGAAACCCGTAGGCGAGGAGCAGAGGGGTCTCTGTTTTGCATCTTGGGTCAGAATCATCCAAGCCTGATATATCTGGAGGCGGGATATTGGATTCTGAAGCGGAAAAGGTGCCGAGATATGCGCGGAGATGAGTGGTGCTTGGGACGAATAAGAGGCGGATGTGGCGAGAGATGGCGGTTTGGAGGAGGGTTTTGCGTTGGAGAGGGTGAAGGCTGGAGGTTGGATTGTCTGGTGGCTCTGTTTGTGGTCTATCTTCTTTGCTATTCTCAgatactgctgctgctgtggttgttgatgatggatctTGCTGCAAGGAGAGCTGCAGTGCAACGTCTTCGATGAGGCCTTCGATGAAGGTCTGCTTGGGCCATCCAATGAGGATTGTTGTTGGGTATCTGTGGTGAGAGATGATGTATTGGAGCAATTCGGATGGAGTGGATGGTGAGAGGACAATGGGATGAGTAGATGGCGGCATGATTGGTGTTTTTTGTTGCCGTGAGTTGTCATGTAAGTGATTTCATAGTGTCTGTGCCAAGACGATGGGTGTTTTTGGTGGTTGTTTTAGCTCCGCCTCTCCAGTTTATGGTTATTGTGCAAACATTTGGACGTAATGAGTGATGATGCATAGATTAATCCAAACTAATCTTAAATAATTATCTTTACATGCAATTTATAACTTATAAAATACTAATTCAGCATTTCAATGTGAGGAACAATAGCATTCATCTTACATCTTCTTTCAATACCAGGAGAAACGCCCGTTTTAGTGAGCTGCGGCACTAAACCCCACCTGGCCAGGGAGCTGCCTCACCACCAAAGCCGCACGTCATCTCTTTCTACGTACCAAATCCTCAATCTTCCTCTCCCAACCCCCACGCGACCAGCCACGAGCCCCATTACGGCCTCAACAACCGCTGCCGAGGGCCATTTCGCCTCGCTCAAACTTGGCCAGAGACAATGGAGTCAATATCAAGAATCTCTGGCCTCTTGGAGGCTGGTGAGCATCCATCAAAGCCCCGCGTCCGCATGATTTGTCTTGGTGAAGCTGACCAGCTCTGTTCGATTCTCAGCAAGGGAACTCACCCTCGATGCCGCCCAGGCCACGCGCGGCGTCCGCACAAGCTCCAAGCTGCTGGACCGTAACCAGATGCGAAAGCTGCTCGACAGCCGCAACGAGAGGGAGGTGCTGGAGGGACTGCGGCGTGTCATAGCGGTGCGTTGTGCCTTTGTCTTGCGCCCATCCAGATCGATTCTAACAAGCTATTGCTTCTTTAGATGATGTACCGTAACCACAAgaccttgcccttcttttcatcCGTCGTCAAAAACGTCGCCTCGCCCAATTTCGAAATCAAAAAGCTCGTTTACATCTACCTCATCCACCATGCCGAGCAGGAGCCCGACCTCGCCCTGCTTTCCATCAACACGATCCAAAAGTCGCTCTCCGATACGAACCCTCAGGTCCGAGCTCTCGCACTGAAAACCATGTCTGGCATCCGCGTGCCAGTCATCAGCCAGATTGTGTCGCTTGCCATCAAGAAGGGCGTGGCCGACATGAGCCCTCTGGTGCGCAAGGCCGCTGCTCTTTCGATCCCCAAATGCTACCGGTTGGACCCCAGCCAGTCTCCTCAGCTTCTGGAATATTTAGCAACGCTGTTGGGTGATAAGCAGTACTAcgttgctggtgctgctgtgTCGGCCTTCTTAGAGATTTGCCCCGAACGGATTGATATGATACACAAGCATTACCGTGGCTTGGTCAAGAAGATTGTGGACATGGACGAATGGAGCCAGCTGGCTACGCTCAAGCTCATGACGTACTATGCACGAAAATGCTTCCCTCGGCGGACTCAACCGGCGGCTACATCCGAAACCGAAACTCCCCAAACGCAGACCCAAAATAACAACAACATCGATGATTTCTACGGAGAGTCAAGCTCTTCCAAGCCCACTACCTACTCAACTTCGGTAGACCCTGATTTGACCCTGCTGCTGAATGGCATCAGGCCTCTTCTGCAGAGTCGAAACTCGGGTGTTGTCGTTGCTGTCACAAGGTGTTACATAGACGTCGGCACTCCAGAATACGTAAAGCACGCTATAGGTCCATTGGTCGCCCTCCTGAGAGGGGCACAGGACATACAGCAAATCGCTTTATACAATATTGTTTCCGTTTGTCTTGTGCGTCCACTTGACTTTGTCAAGTATGCAAGCCACTTTTTGGTCAGATCGACAGATAGCGCACCGATCTGGGAGCTGAAGCTTGAAGTGCTGGCACTCATCTTCCCACACAGCCCGGTCCATGTCAAGAGTCTCATcctgaaggagctggagcacTTTTCGCAAGGATCCAATAAGGCTCTTGTACGCGAAGCAGTCCGAGCCATTGGCCGCTGCGCACAGGCGGATGCAGCCACAGCGCCTAGGTGTTTGAAGCTGCTCCTAAGCCAGATCACCAGCTTAGACGGAACCTTGGCTGCAGAGTCGCTGACGGTCATTCGGCACCTCATCCAGCAGGATGCAGAGGCGCATGCGGGGACGGTAGTGCGCCTAGCGAAGAACCTTGACTCAGCAACCGATCCTCAGGCGAGAGCGACCATTATCTGGTTGGTAGGCGAGTTTTCTGGCCTTAACGGGGAAGACAACATCGCGCCGGACGTTTTTCGCATTCTCCTCAAGGACTTTGCCAGCGAATCGGAGGCTGCAAAGCGCCAGATATTGCTTCTTGGCGCGAAAGTTTATCTTCACCATCTGAATCGTCAAAGCGAAGCAGAAAAGAATAGAGTAGGAGAAGAAGACCCTCCCCTGGAGGTAGAGAAGCACCCCATCGAAAGATTGTGGGACTACGTCCTGCTCCTTGTGAGATATGATGTCTCGTTTGATCTGCGAGACCGAGCCCGCATGTATCGTGCCGTGCTTTCTGTGCCGCAGCTTGCTACGCTGATGCTCCTTGCGCCAAAGCCCGCTCCCCAAGCGCCCAGTCCATCCGAATCGAGAAAAGGATTCCTGTTGGGCTCTTCGACTCTTGTCTTGGCTGGAGGTGGCGGTCTGCATGGCCTCAGGGGATACGAAACACTGCCTGATTGGGTCGAGCCTGGCAAGGAGCCCGATCCACGGTTACGCGAAGCAGAAAAGGACGCTACGGCAGCACGCTATGACAGCGAGAGATCTACGGTATCGGCGGCTGACAAACTTGACGAGATTGTTAGATCGGCACCAGTTAGCAAGTCAAACGGTGCTGGGGAGAGTCTAAGGACGAAGACTTTGGATGATTGGCtggctgaagaggaggaggaggaagaggaggaagaggaagagagtgaagaggaagaaagcgaggaggaagagtccgaggaggaagaagatgatgaggaagaagaggaagaagacagtgatgatgacggagaaACAGATAGACTAGTCAAGTCATGATGACATGAATGACATGCACATATATGAATATTAGAGAACTCCATATTGAGAGGAGATTATTTACTATACCTAATGTTTGAGTTCGTGTTCCATTTAAGtataaagagagaaagaatgCTTCTACCATAGGCGGGGAATCTATATGATATTTTTTTAGGTAACACGACGATGGACAGAACGTCGGATCTTCTGTTGTCTTCATAAAACCAaaagtgaaaaaagaaaaagaaagataagAACGCCAAATCTAAACCAAGATGCAACAAGCAATTTTAAAGACCTTTTCACCACATCCATCCAAAGCAAACAATCGGGCCTCCAGCATACGtcagaagggaaaagacgCACGAAAATACCACCCCAAGAGGCCAGAGAGGTTGCAAAAAAGTGTCCCGACGCAAGAAGGGGTAAAAAAACCCCAGGCCCAGGAGTCGAACCTGGATCTTCCGCCCCTTATCGAGCTCGGGTCCGCATAATAGACTTTCATGCAATAGGGATTCCCGGGTGTCACCAGCTATGCTACCGTTGCACCAACCtgagtttcttttctttcgttGTAGTAGGAGTAGTTATGGTTTGACTTATATAGATAGGTAAGTAGGGGTCATTGGTCTGTCTGTGTGttgtatttttttcttttcaacttAGGCGTTGTCGACCTTGATGCCCTCGCTGGACTTGATACCCTCACTGGATGAGCCGGGCTGCTCCAGCTTAATCTCCTCGGTGGGCTTGGCGGCCTTTTGGACGTCGCGGCGCATTTGGGGGAAGTAGATTCCGGGGTGGTAGAAGGTGAGCAGAAACgtggcgacgaggatgagggagctgtcgaggacgaggaagctGGGCTGGTCTTGCATGATTTTGTTGCCCCAACCACCAGCCATTTCAGCGATACTATCAAGTAGTTTTGTTAGTATTATGATTTTGTATGAGAGCAAAAAGGGGGGTGTGACATACCGGTAGATGCATCGGATGAGAATGACGACGAAAGCACCGGACATGGCATAGCGGAACTTCTTAAAGTTGGCGTCATGCCAGAGCTTCCATCCATCGGTGCCCTGAGCCTCAGGACGAGCCATGTACTTCCTCACACGAACATAGTAGTCGGTGCTAAGGAAGCCAAAGACGATGAGCACGACGACCTGCAGCGCGACaccggcgatgatggcgcGGTTGCCGCTCTCCTGAAGCTTGCGGTTGGTCTTGCCTCCGGCAGCGGCGATGCCGCCTCCGATGGCCTGGACGATGAGGCAGCTCAGGTCGGCGgggaggaagatgattgGGTACCAGCGCGGGGTGATGCGGGAGACGGAcgggttgaggttgatggcgatgtgctTGAGGGTGAGGTAGATGGAGACGCAGATGAAGGTGGGCGCGAGGATGATGGCGCAGATCTGGAGCTCGAAGGCGCCGTTGTTCCAGGGGTTAGAGTGAAGCTGGATGCGACCAATGTAGCCTATGTGAGATGTGTAAGTGAGATGTTCTCATATAGCATTTTGAgataaaatatatataagatataaatgaaaaataaaagaaaagggagttCGCTAAGAGGTGTATGAAGATGTGGCATGTTTTGATAATACATACCAAGCATTTCCAACAAAAGACCGATGGAGAGGCCGATGGCATACGTATATGTCTTCTTCCATATTCCCAAACCAATAGAAGCCACCGTCAAGATACCAAAAACGATGGCGAAAAAGATGCCGGATCCAAGGTTAGGATAGTAGCCCAGCACCGTAGCCTCGACCGGGCAAGCGGGCGAAATCTCCAGACACTCTCGCGCCATTGTGTGCGAATTGGATTATGCCACCTCTTTCACTCTATCAAGCCTCGTTTTGAGATGGGAGTATTGATTAGTAACCCTGGTTTTTTGTCCCTTCTGTCCTTCTCCCCTATGATTGGGAATATGTGTCGTCGGGTTTCGGAATCCGGAAGCGTCGGGTTCCTTTGGCGGTTTTAGTCTTCTGAACCGTAGAGGATCTGACGATGTTGACAAAAAGGCCGAGAGATTGATAAACAACCAGACGGCAACTTATCCTCCAACAGCAAGGttgaaagggaaaaaaagaaaaagaaggggaaatgGTGGCAGGCTGGACTGGGGACCAATATTTACGGATTATGCAAACTCACGCATTCTAAACATGGAGTTTGAGCAAAACCCGAAATCCCAACCAGCGAACCCCATCCACTAAGGCCAATCCTTGGCATCCATCCTTCGTCCCCTTGTTTTGCGATCCGTCAGCCTGGCGCTAGAAAAGAGCGGGAAAATACTGTAAAAGGGCAGAAAAAGGTGTCGAGCAACGCCGTGCAATTCGCCCGTTGGCCTGTCCCACACCCCCTGTTACGCGGGGATCCTCTTTTTCGTATCGATGTTCGCTTCCTTTCTCAGGCCCCAGCCCACATGGCAGCGTTGCCTCATCCGAGCAAGGCGGCTGGACAACCTTATTCAGAGAAAATATCGCTATGTGGTTTGCTGGTTCTCTTTCACACCCCCTGGCATGGCTGcagtatcgtatcgtatcttGTACACGTACTCCGAACAAGGCACTGAGATAGCGATCAGATTAGGTCGCTCATCCCTCCATCCCAACTCCGAGCCTGCAAATTAATCATATCGTAATCCGTGAAGCATAAACGAAGCTGATCT
This window contains:
- a CDS encoding nuf2 family domain-containing protein, translated to MAYNPRMSIIPASQQQSRSRKKEEEADAFMRLPDREIVGCITDIGINFTIADLQKPNPAHVQQIFEWFAELLLNATRETVEPAMRAAAEDICGEFADVISPDTRNLMGFYVSLRRLLIECGIHDFSFNDLYKPTYERLVKIFSYLINFVRFRESQTSVIDEHYNKAESTKTRIETLYQQNQDNETRLEDMKNNRQAMEAQVREKTMRNEELKRRLLELRRNQEKVAARLEEAKQKKGDLTTLLEQRTQEKITLKQESAKLRPYVLQSPLALQQNLTELRDILNNDKTRIDALDRRARALQTSADSFAVVGSDVASCIKILEEIAMEMAREDEEMAKNTKQREALSERGNNAREVERAEQMLKRQLAKWTERTEKLREQSNQKAQDANEKMHELRATHKRLTEELTDKGKEMEIRRVRIEQTEKKMLDLKEAIENEVHSAYDEYLKMEAHIKLYITEMEQTIG
- a CDS encoding RTA1 like protein domain-containing protein, giving the protein MARECLEISPACPVEATVLGYYPNLGSGIFFAIVFGILTVASIGLGIWKKTYTYAIGLSIGLLLEMLGYIGRIQLHSNPWNNGAFELQICAIILAPTFICVSIYLTLKHIAINLNPSVSRITPRWYPIIFLPADLSCLIVQAIGGGIAAAGGKTNRKLQESGNRAIIAGVALQVVVLIVFGFLSTDYYVRVRKYMARPEAQGTDGWKLWHDANFKKFRYAMSGAFVVILIRCIYRIAEMAGGWGNKIMQDQPSFLVLDSSLILVATFLLTFYHPGIYFPQMRRDVQKAAKPTEEIKLEQPGSSSEGIKSSEGIKVDNA
- a CDS encoding non-SMC mitotic condensation complex subunit 1 domain-containing protein, whose product is MESISRISGLLEAARELTLDAAQATRGVRTSSKLLDRNQMRKLLDSRNEREVLEGLRRVIAMMYRNHKTLPFFSSVVKNVASPNFEIKKLVYIYLIHHAEQEPDLALLSINTIQKSLSDTNPQVRALALKTMSGIRVPVISQIVSLAIKKGVADMSPLVRKAAALSIPKCYRLDPSQSPQLLEYLATLLGDKQYYVAGAAVSAFLEICPERIDMIHKHYRGLVKKIVDMDEWSQLATLKLMTYYARKCFPRRTQPAATSETETPQTQTQNNNNIDDFYGESSSSKPTTYSTSVDPDLTLLLNGIRPLLQSRNSGVVVAVTRCYIDVGTPEYVKHAIGPLVALLRGAQDIQQIALYNIVSVCLVRPLDFVKYASHFLVRSTDSAPIWELKLEVLALIFPHSPVHVKSLILKELEHFSQGSNKALVREAVRAIGRCAQADAATAPRCLKLLLSQITSLDGTLAAESLTVIRHLIQQDAEAHAGTARATIIWLVGEFSGLNGEDNIAPDVFRILLKDFASESEAAKRQILLLGAKVYLHHLNRQSEAEKNRVGEEDPPLEVEKHPIERLWDYVLLLVRYDVSFDLRDRARMYRAVLSVPQLATLMLLAPKPAPQAPSPSESRKGFLLGSSTLVLAGGGGLHGLRGYETLPDWVEPGKEPDPRLREAEKDATAARYDSERSTVSAADKLDEIVRSAPVSKSNGAGESLRTKTLDDWLAEEEEEEEEEEEESEEEESEEEESEEEEDDEEEEEEDSDDDGETDRLVKS